Proteins co-encoded in one Ictalurus punctatus breed USDA103 chromosome 18, Coco_2.0, whole genome shotgun sequence genomic window:
- the LOC108279364 gene encoding E3 ubiquitin-protein ligase UHRF2, with the protein MWIQVRTIDGTETRTVEDLSRLTKIESLRLKIQEIFNVDPERQRLFYRGKQMEDGQTLFDYNVGLNDIIQLLIRSHTDPADSPSPIPNNGEVMVGNATPPSSSPTTPTATTVTTATTASPATVSSNSGSALDSQPSTSSSADLVDPGIGVYKINELVDCRDVSIGAWFEATIERVTPSSKGSKKETAASSTGRTGRNGKRINGKVETESDTNGTVPLNSNSEKPSTSQTEAEDPGRDDISYHIKYEDYPENGVVEMNAEDVRPRARTLLRFEQLEVGQVVMVNYNLELPEERGFWYDAEITTLNHISRTKKEVRVKILLGGPSDVIGDCKLLFLDEIYRIEKPGALPLSPTDGQFKRKSGPECKHCKADPDAECRFCSCCVCGGKQDAHMQLLCDECNMAFHLYCLNPPLSTIPEDEDWYCPTCKNDTTEVVKAGERLKESKKRAKMPSATNGSQRDWGKGMACVGRTKECTIVPSNHYGPIPGIPVGTTWKFRVQVSEAGVHRPHVGGIHGRSNDGSYSLVLAGGFEDEVDRGDEFTYTGSGGRDLSGNKRIGEHSFDQTLTHMNRALALNCDAPLNDKDGAESRNWRAGKPVRVIRSSKGRRISKYAPEEGNRYDGIYKVVKYWPEIGKCGFLVWRYLLRRDDMEPAPWTPEGLERSKKLGLKVQYPPGYLEAMANKSRKEASVRGGRGGSPRGKRHGGRGRPRCGRPPKRVKEEEREGEEPAEHEEGETQTNGGEDTPKDTGAVCEEQQEPKAKRVKEVEAFVLSEQQLSLIQEDHVNKKVWDEALGFLTEGPNFLRKVEQIFMCVCCQELAYQPVTTPCQHNVCKTCLHRSFRAEVFTCPACRYDLGKDYVMVLNKNLQQLLDQFFPGYSKGR; encoded by the exons ATGGAGGATGGACAGACGCTGTTCGATTATAATGTCGGCCTAAATGACATTATTCAGCTTCTCATTCGCTCTCACACCGATCCAGCCGACAGTCCAAGCCCCATTCCCAACAATGGAGAGGTCATGGTTGGTAATGCAACTCCTCCCAGCAGCAGCCCTACCACACCCACAGCAACCACAGTAACCACAGCAACCACGGCTTCCCCAGCAACAGTCAGCAGCAACAGTGGGTCAGCATTAGACAGTCAGCCTTCAACATCCTCATCTGCCGACCTCGTTGATCCAGGGATCGGAGTTTATAAG ATTAACGAGCTGGTGGACTGCAGGGATGTCAGCATTGGCGCCTGGTTTGAGGCAACAATCGAGAGAGTTACTCCGTCCAGCAAAGGGAGCAAAAAAGAGACAGCAGCATCTTCTACAGGCAGGACAGGGAGAAACGGCAAGCGCATTAACGGGAAGGTGGAGACGGAGTCAGACACAAATGGCACTGTGCCGCTAAACTCGAACAGCGAGAAGCCTTCAACATCTCAGACTGAAGCAGAAGACCCTGGCAGAGACGATATCAGCTACCACATTAAATACGAGGA TTACCCGGAGAATGGTGTGGTGGAGATGAATGCAGAAGATGTGCGTCCTCGAGCTCGGACGCTGCTACGGTTTGAACAGCTGGAGGTGGGACAGGTGGTGATGGTCAACTACAACCTGGAGCTTCCAGAAGAGAGGGGATTCTGGTACGATGCTGAAATCACCACACTCAACCACATTTCCAGAACCAAGAAGGAGGTCCGCGTCAAAATCCTGCTCGG AGGTCCAAGTGACGTGATTGGTGACTGTAAGCTGTTGTTTCTGGATGAGATCTACCGAATCGAGAAACCTGgagctcttcctctctctcccactgacGGCCAGTTTAAAC gtaagaGTGGGCCGGAGTGTAAGCACTGTAAAGCCGACCCAGATGCAGAGTGTCGGTTCTGttcgtgttgtgtgtgtggggggaaacAGGACGCACACATGCAGCTGCTGTGTGATGAGTGTAACATGGCCTTCCATTTGTATTGCCTCAACCCCCCACTGTCCACCATTCCAGAGGATGAAGActg GTACTGCCCCACTTGTAAGAATGACACCACTGAAGTGGTGAAAGCAGGCGAAAGGCTGAAAGAGAGTAAGAAGAGGGCCAAGATGCCTTCAGCAACCAATGGAAGCCAGCGTGACTGGGGAAAG GGAATGGCGTGTGTGGGTCGTACTAAAGAATGCACCATTGTCCCATCCAATCACTACGGTCCGATTCCTGGAATTCCTGTGGGAACCACCTGGAAATTTCGTGTGCAG GTAAGTGAGGCAGGGGTGCACAGGCCACATGTGGGTGGGATTCATGGACGCAGTAACGACGGCTCCTATTCGCTGGTGCTGGCCGGAGGATTTGAAGATGAAGTG GATCGGGGTGACGAGTTCACGTATACAGGCAGTGGAGGTCGCGACCTTTCAGGAAACAAGCGGATCGGAGAACACTCGTTTGATCAGACTCTAACACACATGAACAG GGCACTTGCTCTGAACTGTGACGCCCCTCTGAATGATAAAGATGGGGCGGAGTCTCGTAATTGGAGGGCGGGGAAACCAGTCAGAGTGATCCGAAGCTCAAAAGGCAGACGAATCAGCAAGTATGCACCAGAGGAGGGAAACCGCTATGATGGAATCTATAAg GTGGTCAAATACTGGCCTGAAATCGGAAAGTGCGGCTTCCTGGTGTGGCGTTACCTATTGAGACGTGATGATATGGAGCCTGCACCATGGACACCTGAGGGACTCGAGCGCAGCAAAAAACTCGGACTGAAAGTGCAG tatcCTCCTGGTTATTTGGAGGCAATGGCCAATAAGAGCAGGAAGGAGGCGAGTGTACGAGGGGGAAGGGGCGGATCCCCACGTGGTAAACGACACGGAGGAAGAGGAAGGCCGAGATGTGGACGGCCACCGAAGAGGGtaaaggaggaagagagagagggggaggaacCTGCAGAGCACGaggagggagagacacagacgAACGGAGGAGAGGACACACCGAAAGACACGG gagcagTGTGTGAAGAGCAGCAGGAGCCCAAAGCAAAGCGGGTAAAGGAAGTGGAGGCATTTGTGTTATCAGAGCAGCAGCTTTCACTTATACAGGAGGATCATGTGAACAAGAAAGTGTGGGATGAAGCTCTGGGCTTCCTCACTGAGGGAccg AACTTTCTGCGTAAGGTGGAACAGATCTTCATGTGCGTGTGCTGCCAGGAGCTCGCTTACCAGCCCGTCACCACACCTTGCCAGCACAATGTCTgcaag ACCTGCTTACACCGATCGTTCCGAGCTGAAGTGTTCACCTGCCCGGCATGTCGCTACGATTTGGGGAAAGATTACGTCATGGTGCTGAATAAAAATCTGCAGCAGCTCCTGGATCAGTTTTTTCCTGGATACAGCAAGGGACGATGA